The DNA window TGGTAGAGCACTCGCCTTGTAAGCGAAAGGTCGTCGGTTCAATCCCGACAGGGGGCTCCACGAAAGCAGGCCCCGTCGGCGACGTCGCCGGCGGGGCTTTTTTCATCGCCCGCGCGCGCAATACGAGAACGCCCCGGGGGTTACCCGGGGCGTCCGGCGGCTTGCTTCCCCCAAGCCGCGGCTCCCAGAATACGCGCGGGGTCCGACACGTCGAGCCGCCTGCCCGCGCGGGACCGGAGCCCGCCGCGGCGGTCGGGTCAGGGCAGGATCGAGTCGACGTAGCCGCCGTCGACGCGCACGGCGCCGCCGGTGGTCGCCGACGCGAAAGGCGAGGCCAGGTAGACGACGAGGTTGGCGATCTCCTCGGGCTCGATGAGTCGCTGCAGCAGCGACTGCGGCCGGTGCTCGATCATGAACTTGTGCTGGGCCTCGTCCCACGGCAGCTCGTCACCGACGAGCTGGCGGACGAAATCCTCGACGCCGCCGGTGTGCGTGGGTCCGGCGATCACGGAGTTCACGGTGACGCCGGTGCCGGCGGCATCCTTGGCGAACCCACGGCTCACCGCGAGCAGTGACGTCTTCGTCATGCCGTAGTGGATCATCTCGGCCGGGATGACCACGGCCGAATCGCTGGCCACGTCGAGCACGCGCCCCCAGCCGCGTTCCTTCATCCCGGGCAGATATGCGCGGATGAGCCGGACGGCGGAGAGCACGTTGACCTCGAAGTAGCGGCGCCACTCGTCGTCGTCGATCTCCAACGGCGCGGCCGCACCGAAGATGCCGAGATTGTTGACCAGGATGTCGACCGCGGGCTGCGCGTCCACGACGGCGGCGGCGCCGTCGGCGGTCGCGAGGTCACCGACGGCGCCGGTCACCTCGTCGCTGCCGGAGGCGGCACGCACGCTGTCGAGCGCCGCGTCGACACGTTCTTCGTTTCGGCCGTTGACGACGACGCGCGCGCCCGCGCCGGCCAGGCCGACGGCGATGGCGTGGCCGATGCCCTGGGTGGAGCCGGTGACCAGCGCGGTACGGCCCGACAGATCGATGTGCATGAGAGTTGTCCCCTCGCCGACGTGGGTGTGCCGCTCGTGCGGACGACCACTGAGCGCCATGCTCCCAGATTTCGGGGGAGACCTCAGCGGGGTCGGAGAAGAACGGCGGCCGCGGCGGCGCTCGGGGCCGTCAGCTGTTGCTGCCGATCAGCAGTGCCCCCACGACTCCCACCACGACGAACAGCACCGAGACCGCCATGGCCCACTGGCCGAAGAAGACCCCCAGGAAGAGAATCGAGACGAGCGTTCCGGCCGCCCCCAGCGCGAGTAGCAAGATGCCGACGACCAGCGCGAGATCTCCGTTCATGGCTTCCCCCTACCGCCACGGAAATGTGATCTTGACGCGACGGTAGCCGATACGGGCCGATTGCGCGGGCGGTATTCTAGAGCGCGAACCCGTCGCCGGCGCCCGTGTCGGTGATCGCGAAGGTGGGCAGCTTGCTGCCCGTGCCGCCGACCTGCAGCTGCACGCGCACGCCCGGCTCGACGCGCCGTCGTCCGACGACCCGCGCGAAACACCAGTCGCCACTGTCCAGGGCCACGAGGGCCTTGCGCCCGCGACGCATCATCGTCCACACTCCCGCACTCGGTTTCTCGACCACTTCAGGATCGCTCGCGGGGGGTGGCGGGGGACACGGGAGAACTACCCGTTCGAGTACCTGTTTCGGGTTCTGAGGTAGTCCGGCCCCCGACGCGGGCGCGCCGGGGGCCGGAGGGACGCGGGGCCGCCTCAGTCGTCGCCGAGGCGCCGGGCACGCACGACCGAGTCGTGGATGGTCATCTCGTGGTCACCGTGCGTGGCGGTGCGCGCCGGGGACGCGGCCGTGTCGATCGACCATTCCGTCGGGTCGAGCAGCGCCACAACGTCTTCCGGGACGAAGAACAGTTCCGGGCGGGGCGGACGCGGGACACCGTTCTCGAGATCCGACGGGTGATGGCCGACGATCAGCAGCGTGCCGCCCGGCGCGACGAGCTCGGCGAGGCGGGCGTACAGGACGTCTCGCTGACCCGAGGGCAGGTGCACGTACTGCGCCGTGACGAGGTCGTAGCGGGTGGCGCCCGGGTCCCACGCCAGCAGATCCGCGGCCTCCCACGTGACACGGCCGGCGATGTCGGCGCCGGCCTGGGTCGCATGCTCGGCCGCGCGCTCGATCGCGACGCTCGACAGATCGATGCCGTGCACCGTCCAGCCGTGCCGCGCGAGCCAGATGGCGTCGGCACCCTCGCCGCAGCCGACGTCGAGCGCCGTGCCGGGTATCAGGTCCGACACCTCGCTCACCAGGTTGATGTTCGGGTTGCCGCTCCACAGGCGATGGCTCGAGCGGTAGCGGTCGTTCCAGAACGCCTCGTCGAGCACCTCGGGCAGATCGGTCATGGTCAGGCTCCCTTCTGTTGCCGCGCCCGGAGTTCGGTTACGGCCACGTTCGTGTCCTCGGCAATGAGGTCGTTGTTGACGGCGACGGCGGCCAGTGCGGCACCCGCAGCCGCGCCCAGCACCTGCGCCCTGATGTCGGTGACGTTGCCGGCCACCCACACACCGGGCACCTTGGTCAGTCCCGACCAGTCGGCGGGGATGTACCGGCCGCCCGACATCGGTTCGAGTTCGGTGTCGAGTCCCAGCGAGGTGAGGGCGTCGGTCCGGGCCACGAAGCGCGGCGCCACCACCAGGGCCTCGCGGGCGACCACCGTGCCGTCGGCCAACCGGAGGCCGGTCAGGCGGTCGTCGGTGACGAGCAGCGAGTCCACCGTCCCCTCGACGACGCGGATCCCACGGGCCTCGAGCTGCTCGAGTTCTGCACCGGAGGGTTCCGGTGCCGTGTGCCGGAACAGCACGACGTCGTCCGTCCACTGCCGGAACATCAGCGCCTGGTGCACCGACATCGGTCCGGTGGCGAGCACGCCCACCGGCCGGTCGCCGATTTCCCAGCCGTGGCAGTACGGGCAGTGCAGCACGTCGCGACCCCAGCGTTCCCGGATCCCGGGCACGGCCGGTAGCTCGTCGACCAGGCCGGTGGTCACGAGCAGCCGCCGCGCCCGGACTTCCCGGCCGTCGGAGATCGCGACCGTGAATCCGTCGGCGTCGCGGCGCGCATCGGTCACGGTGCCCGCGACCAGCTGCCCGCCGTAGCGTCGGACTTCGTCGCGGCCCGTCGCGGTGAGCTCGGCGGGTGCGATGCCGTCGCGGGAGAGGAATCCGTGGACACCGGAGGCCGGTGCGTTACGCGGGTCCCCGGCATCGATCACGAGCACCGTCCGGCGGGCGCGGGCAAGCATCAACGCGCCCTCGAGCCCCGCGGCGCCGCCTCCGATCACCACGACGTCGTAGTTGTCCGACACTTGTCCACTCACGGCGGTGCCCTCCTCGTTCTCTCGTTCTGCGTCGGACACCACCATGCCGACCATGCGCCGAAACTGGCAAGAAAGTTTGCCGAAGTGGCAAGCTGGTGTGCATGGACGACGGCGACGACATGGATCGGATCCTGGACGCGGTGGGCCCCCGCCTGCGAGCGCTGCGGCAGCTGCGGAACGTGACACTGGCCGACCTGTCCGCCGACACCGGCATCTCGGTCAGCACACTGTCGCGGCTCGAATCGGGGCAGCGCAAACCGAACCTCGAGTTGCTGTTGCCACTGGCGCGGGCCCACGGGGTGCCGCTCGACGAACTGGTGGGCGCGCCGCCGACCGGTGATCCGCGCATCCACATGCGGCCGATCCGCCGCGGTGACCGCACCATCGTGCCACTGACCCGGCGGCCCGGCGGGATTCAGGCGTACAAGCACGTGATTCCCGGTGCGCGGGAAAGGGTCCGGGAACCGGACGTGCGGGTGCACGACGGCTACGAGTGGTTGTACGTCCTCAACGGCCGGCTGCGCCTCGTGCTGGGCGAGCAGGATCTGGTCCTGCTACCGGGGGAGGCTGCCGAGTTCGACACCCGGGTACCGCACTGGTTCGGTGCTGCGGGACCCGAGCCCGTCGAGTTCCTGGGATTGTTCGGACGCCAGGGCGAACGCGCGCACATCCGGGCACGTCCGGCGCTGGACGAAACGGGAGAGTGAAGAAGCGGGAAGGACTCGCGGGACGGTGCCTCACTTGTCCTGCGGGAAGGACTCGCGGGACCGTGCCTCACTTGTCCTGCGGGACGGTGGCGGGGGTGTCCCCGAACATCGCCGCGATGCGGGACTTGATCTCTTCGGTGCTGATGGAACCGGTGCGGAGACCGTTCGCGGGGGTCTGACGAGAGTTCGAGATGTGGTTCATTCGACGCTTCCGTGCCTTCCAGGTACATCCGTGCGGTTCGGCGTCTTCGACACCGATCTGACCGCGGTACAGGCTCCGGACCGGAGCAACTGCGCCAACGTCAGGCTAGCGAGGCGGACCCCGCCCGGGGCCGCCTCCGACGAGTGGTTATGGAACCGGAATCAAGCGGGCGTGGACGACGGTGCAATCGTTACCGATCCCGGACTGATTCGGGACCGAGGTCCCTACGATCGGGGAATGCCAGCGGTTACGGTTCCCACGTCCGACGGTCCGATCGACGCGGTGCTCGAATCGCCGCGGGAGGCCTCGGCTGCGCCCTGGCCGGGGGTCGTCGTGGTGCACGACGCGCTCGGCGTCGGCCGGGACATCCGCGACATCACCGCGCGGGTCGCCGAGCACGGCTACCTGACGTTGACACCCGACCTCTACTCGCGGGGTGGACGGACGCGCTGCGTCGTCCGGGTCTTCCGGGAGCTGCTCGGCGGGCGGGGGCGTGCGGTGGACGACCTGGTCGCGGCCCGCGACCTGCTCGCCGCGCGCCCGGACTGCACCGGGAAGGTGGGTGTCGT is part of the Rhodococcus sp. SGAir0479 genome and encodes:
- a CDS encoding helix-turn-helix domain-containing protein; translated protein: MDDGDDMDRILDAVGPRLRALRQLRNVTLADLSADTGISVSTLSRLESGQRKPNLELLLPLARAHGVPLDELVGAPPTGDPRIHMRPIRRGDRTIVPLTRRPGGIQAYKHVIPGARERVREPDVRVHDGYEWLYVLNGRLRLVLGEQDLVLLPGEAAEFDTRVPHWFGAAGPEPVEFLGLFGRQGERAHIRARPALDETGE
- a CDS encoding class I SAM-dependent methyltransferase, which encodes MTDLPEVLDEAFWNDRYRSSHRLWSGNPNINLVSEVSDLIPGTALDVGCGEGADAIWLARHGWTVHGIDLSSVAIERAAEHATQAGADIAGRVTWEAADLLAWDPGATRYDLVTAQYVHLPSGQRDVLYARLAELVAPGGTLLIVGHHPSDLENGVPRPPRPELFFVPEDVVALLDPTEWSIDTAASPARTATHGDHEMTIHDSVVRARRLGDD
- a CDS encoding enoyl-CoA hydratase, giving the protein MMRRGRKALVALDSGDWCFARVVGRRRVEPGVRVQLQVGGTGSKLPTFAITDTGAGDGFAL
- a CDS encoding NAD(P)/FAD-dependent oxidoreductase translates to MSDNYDVVVIGGGAAGLEGALMLARARRTVLVIDAGDPRNAPASGVHGFLSRDGIAPAELTATGRDEVRRYGGQLVAGTVTDARRDADGFTVAISDGREVRARRLLVTTGLVDELPAVPGIRERWGRDVLHCPYCHGWEIGDRPVGVLATGPMSVHQALMFRQWTDDVVLFRHTAPEPSGAELEQLEARGIRVVEGTVDSLLVTDDRLTGLRLADGTVVAREALVVAPRFVARTDALTSLGLDTELEPMSGGRYIPADWSGLTKVPGVWVAGNVTDIRAQVLGAAAGAALAAVAVNNDLIAEDTNVAVTELRARQQKGA
- a CDS encoding SDR family NAD(P)-dependent oxidoreductase, which codes for MHIDLSGRTALVTGSTQGIGHAIAVGLAGAGARVVVNGRNEERVDAALDSVRAASGSDEVTGAVGDLATADGAAAVVDAQPAVDILVNNLGIFGAAAPLEIDDDEWRRYFEVNVLSAVRLIRAYLPGMKERGWGRVLDVASDSAVVIPAEMIHYGMTKTSLLAVSRGFAKDAAGTGVTVNSVIAGPTHTGGVEDFVRQLVGDELPWDEAQHKFMIEHRPQSLLQRLIEPEEIANLVVYLASPFASATTGGAVRVDGGYVDSILP